CAGGGATTACACGGTGAAAGACTACACCATTATAAAATCCTGTGTTAGCCAAGTTTTCAAAGTTAGCCACTGTGTTCGGTGCTTCGTTCGGGAAAAGGTCGAATTCGATTTTTTCTCCATTTTCCATAAGTATGTATCCTTTTTTAGCCATGTTAAACATCTCCTTTAATATGAACTGAATCAAATCTAATAGTACCATTTTTAGAAGCAGAAAGAAAAGCGAGCGCTACTTATTTCGAATTGTATCATTATACATTCCTATATTTTTTCATTTATAATGGGGTAGATTCATTATTTTTAAGGGGGAACGAACCATGATACAGCAATTTGATGCATTGGTCGTGAACAAGCAAGATGATCAATTCACCGTTAACATTCAGCAACTATCTCTTGATGATCTACCTCAAGGCGAAGTGCTCATCCGTGTTCATTATTCCGGTGTGAACTATAAAGACAGCCTTGCAGCAATTCCAAATGGAAACATTGTCAGCAGCTATCCGATCGTTCCGGGAATAGACATGGCTGGTGTTGTCGTTTCATCTGCGGATTCCCGCTTTAAAGAAGGAGACGAAGTCATTGCGACCTCCTACGGGATTGGCGTTTCCCAATCAGGGGGCTATAGTCAATTTGCCCGTGTTCCTGCAGAGTGGATCGTCCCGCTTCCTGAGGGCCTTACAATGAAAGAGGCCATGATCATCGGAACGGCCGGTTTCACTGCAGCCTTATCGGTTCTGCGACTGGAAGAAAATAACCTCACCCCCGGGCAAGGTAGCATTCTTGTCACTGGTGCAACTGGCGGGGTCGGCAGTTTTGCAGTCTCGATCCTTTCCAAACTCGGCTATTCCGTTGAGGCGAGTACAGGAAAAGAATCGGAACATGAATATTTGAAGGAAATCGGTGCGGCGACCATCGTATCGCGTGAAGAAGTATATGATGGCAAGCTGCGGGCACTGGGCAAACAGAAGTGGAGCGGGGCGGTAGATCCCGTCGGCGGCGAACCGTTAGCTTCAGTCCTTAGCCAAATCAAGTATGGCGGAGCTGTGGCGGTCAGTGGATTGACAGCTGGTACAAGCCTTCCTACCACCGTCTTTCCATTCATCTTAAGAGGGGTTAATCTACTTGGGATTGATTCGGTCAATTGCCCGATGGAAACAAGATTGAAAGTATGGCATCGCCTTGCCACCGACTTTAAACTCGAGCATTTAGAACAGCTTGTTCAACAGGAAATTACACTTAATGAATTGCCTGACGTCCTTCCTACCCTATTAAAAGGGGAAGCAAGAGGCAGAACGATCGTTAAGCTATAAACCAAAAAAGTGACGAGAGCATGGCTTCTCGTCACTTTCATTGTGAACTTTCATTGATAGGAAGTCTGATCTCTACAATCGTCCCTTTTCCCACTTCGCTGCTGAAATGAATTTCCCCATTATGCTCATGGATGATTTTAGTACTGACCATGAGCCCAAACCCCGTTCCTTTTTCAGAGGTGCTATAAAATGGCTGCCCTAAATGCTGCATACGCTCATTTGAGATTCCGCAGCCTGAATCAATGAATCGGATCATTGCAGAGGCTCCTCCATGGTGTAACTGTATATGAAGTTTGCCGCCATTCGGCATGGCCTCTAACGCATTATTGACGACATTCGTGAATACTTGTTTTAACTGATTCGGTTCGCCAAAGACAGATGCCGAATCCGTATTATATTCCTTGATGAATTCAACATCATTCAATATCGCTTGTAACTCGGCTAACGTAATCACACTATCCAATATATCGTTAAGCTGGATGTATTCACAAACCTTCGCTTCAGGCTCTGCTAAACTTAAAAATTCATTGGCCAGGGTTTCGATTTTTTCAACTTCGCTGACCGTCATTTCAAGATAGTCCTTTTGCTCAGGATTTTCCCTTAATAATTGTAAAAATCCTTTGACCGTAGTTAATGGATTTCTTAATTCGTGTGCGATGCCTGCAGCCATCTGTCCTACCGCTGATAACATATTGGATTTACAGAGCAGCTCATCGGTCTTTTTACGCTCCGTAATATCCCTGCAGAATACCTGTATGGCCGGCTGACCTTTATAAATAATCGGAAGACCGAGTGTTTCTCCATAAAATACTTGTCCGTCAAGTCGAATGAATTTTTGTTCCAGTAAACCAACCGCCTGATGATCATCCCTCATGATATCGATTCTTTTTTGTACACTTTCCCGGGACTCCAGGTGAACGAACTGAAAAACCGATTTACCGATAATATCCTCCACACTATCCATCCCAAGCATTTTCGCCCCCATGGGATTCATATACTCGATGATCCCATTGCGATGCACAAAAATCGCTTCAGGTGACACCTCCACTAAACTGCGATACCTTTGCTCACTTTCCTTCAAGGCAGCTTCAGCAAGTTTTTGATTCGTGATATCCCGATAAACGAAAACCAGGGCGCACGGCTCATTTTCATCATCCTGAATATTGAACAGGGAGATACTTACATCGATTAACTGGCCATCCTTCCTTAACCTGACCGTTTCAAAGCCTTTCTTTTGTACCCCTGCCTTAATCTGGTCATGCAATTCATTGACTGATTCCTTCAAGAAATCAGGAATAATAGGAAACGGCATGCCAATGAGCTCCTCATTCGTCCAACCGAAAAACTCTTCAAAAGCTACATTCACCTGAAGTGTATTTCCTTCCAGATCAACAATGGAAATGGCGTCCGGGTTATTCTCCATGAAAGATTTAAATTTCTCGGTATTATCCTCCGGCTGTATTCCCATTTGCCCTTGTCCATAATTAATAAGCCTTTTACTCATCAATTTTTTATTCCTTTCTTATCCGGAAATTTACAGTCTCAATTTTACATTATCAGTAAATCATTTGCCAGTTTTATCATTTGATTTTTCCTAGTTAAAGACTGATGCACAAAGAGGCCAAACCTCCATAAGGTTCAGCCTCCTCCTTAAAATGTATTATAAATGTTCGGACATTCTGTACCTGTTGGTTCATAAAAGCAATGAAGCTTGAAACGCCCAACCAGGGGCTGATTATACCAGGTTGCCGGACAATCTCCCGGTGGCCTGAAGTACCATAGGCTAAATTTAGAGGGCCATAGCCTTTCACCACCTACGCTCCGTCGCGCAAGCCTTTTTTCCCTATCCCTTGCCCGCTGATAAAAATATCCCTTCTGTACAGCTTCAAAGGCATGCTCCTGATAAATCATATCTGGAATCGTCCTCAATCCTTTGAAATCGGAACAATTCGACCTAATCCGATTGACCCCTACATTACCGATCATCAACATGCCTTGATCACCTTCACCCTCGCCTTCCGCCCTAAGCAATCTTGCCAATAAGGCAATATCGGCATCAGTGTGCTTAACAACGGCCATCCCATCACCTCCACTTTTTATCCTATGTCTTTGATATGGAAAAATACTCCGTTTATTAACAAAATATTCATATATCGTACACGTCCTATCAATAATAGTGCCCTATACTTAAGTAAGGCTGGATAGCACGCGTGGCTATCATGGTATTTGGCGAAGGCGGAGCCCATACTTTCTTTATACATAAAAAAAGGCGACACATAATGTGCCGCCTTTTATCTTGTCATTCTTTCGCTTCAAATGCCGCTTCAAACGCCAACGATACCTTTTCGAATTCTTCATCCGATTCGATATCGAGCAGTTCACCTTCACCTTCGACCCTGAAAAAGAAAATATCGATATCTTCATCTGTATCCTCTTCAATATCTTCAAGCAAACCTACTGCTACATATTCCGTTCCTTCTACATCCAATGATCCTAAAACCTCAACTTCATGGCCTTCATCGCTGTCATCGGTAAGGGTGAAAACTTCACCTTCACGAATTTTTCCCATACTACCTCTCCTTTCCTATCCATTAATAATGGAGTTGTTTCAATAAGTATATCGACTATTCCATTTAGAAACAAATTTTTGCCCTGGAAAATGATGAATGCCATTCTTTACAAGAAAAGAATCCAGAAAAATTATGGAAGAAAAATATTATCCCATAAGCCATTTGTCATTTTTTTATTATTTACCAATACTTTCCCTTAATTAACATCATTTAAAAAATTATCTAAAAACGGCTATAAAAATGTAATTTAATTTCGAATAATCTTATATATACTAATATTATCATTTTGCGTCTGGACATATGAAGGAGGAAGATTTCTTGGCTGTGAAAAGGGTCGATCACATTGGCGTCGTTGTAAAAGATCTTGAAAAATCCATCGCCTTTTATCAAGATGTGCTGGAATTAAAATTAAAAGCACGCATGACACATACTAATGGGGTAATCGAACTAGCATTTCTGGGATACGAAGAGTCAGACGAAACAGAAATAGAATTGATTCAGGGATATAGTGACACACTGCCATCCGAGGCAACGATCCACCATTTTGCCATTACCGTGGATGATATCGAAGAAGAATACGCCCGGATCAAAAGCTTGGATAACACTGAGCTGATTGATGAAGAGATAGTCACCCTTCCAAATGGTTATCGCTATTTCTACGTATATGGACCGGAAAAAGAGTGGATTGAATTTTTCCAAAGGTAAAAAGCAGAGTCTTAAAGACTTCTGCTTTTTTAAACGCTCACTTTACAAGCCGCTTCGTCAAGTTCAACAAAATTCCAAGATAACAACCCCTTATTTAACATAGGCTCCTTTTCTTATTAATGAACTTGATCCTTTCCCGCTTCACCAGCTTGACTTTTTGACACCTGGCAATTGCCCTTTATGAGCAAGCTCCCTAAAAACGATACGTGACATGTTGAATTTCCGCATATATCCACGAGGCCTCCCCGTTACTCCACAACGATTGTGGGCCCTTATCGGCGATGAATCACGAGGGAGTTTGGCCAATGATGCATAATCCCCTTTCTCCTTCAATTCCTTTCTAAGCTGTGCATACTTTTCGACCATTTCCAATTGTTTTTGCGCTTTTATCACCTTGGATTTTTTCGCCATTCATATTCTCCTTTTTAAAAGATTTTTTTATAGATTCTATAAACTGTTCACAATTCGTTCCGCTGCCTGTCTTGCTCCCGATATATTCCTGGAAATCGGGAGCATGTACACCAATTGTACGGATGGAGAACATGGTAATGACTCCATACTGCAGCCATCATCATACTTGAATGCCTCGCCCACTAATGATCCATTCCAACGTGAACTTCCCGACTTTTACATCCCTCTCTCCAATAAAACATAATCATTACGATTTAAATCTTAAAATTACTTCGTTTCACGGTGAAGCGTGTGTTTCTTCAATCGCGGGCAGTACTTTTTCAATTCGATCCTGTCCGGGTCATTCCGCTTGTTCTTCCTCGTGATATAATTTCGGTCCCCTGTTTCTGTGCATGCTAAAGTAATGTTCACTCTCATTTTTGTTTCCTCCTAAAGTTTTTTAATGAACGATTTCCGTGAATGCAGGCAATCGATCTTCGTACAGAGACCAATCCTGCTGCAACTCAGTTTCCGTCAATAAGCATTGATCTAATTCAGTTTCGATTTCCTGTCGATTCATTTGAATGCCAATCATCACCAGCTCCGTCATCCTATCACCGTATACTGCATCCCACCGTTCCAATAATTCAGGTGCCTCCTTTAAAATTCGGCGCTGTTCTTCTTCAGGGTATGCTGCAATCCATTTACCGGCTGCTTGTAAAGTTAATGACGGTCCTGCCTGCGATAGCAAGCCTGCCGTATCATTTCTCGTTGCCAACCAAAGGAAGCCCTTTGCCCTCACCACTTGTACGGGCCAGTTCTCCAACCACTCCATCAGCCTCTCGGGATGAAAGGGTATTTTCCTTCTGTAAATGAAGGAAGAAATCCCGTACTCCAGGGTCTCCGGAATATGCTCTTCATTCAATTCCTTTATCCAACCGGCTCCTTGGCTTGCCTCTTCAAAATCAAATAAATGTGTATTCAATACATCCTTTAGCGGCACCTTGGAATGGTTTGTTTCGATGATCCTCGCATCGGCATTCATTTTTTGAAGAACTGCTTTCAATTCCTCAACGGCGTCAGCATCAATTAGATCGATTTTATTCAACAGGATGACATTGGCAAACTCTATTTGATCTATTAATAGATCGACCACTTCCCTGCCATCCGCGGCATCAGTTCCCTGCATCCTGTCAATGAGGGATTCTCCAGAAGTGAAGTCTTGCCAAAAGTTATACCCATCAACAACGGTAACCATCGTATCGAGCCGGCAATATTCCCCTAAATCAATTCCCATGCTTTCATCAACATACGAGAAGGTTTGAGCTACAGGTACCGGTTCACTTATCCCAGTCGATTCAATCACGATGTAATCAATGTCCCCTTGTTTCGCCAATTTCTCCACTTCAATCATCAAATCCTCACGAAGCGTACAGCAAATGCAGCCATTCTGCATTTCCACCAGTTTTTCATCCGTCCTGGTAAACCCTCCCTGCTTGATCAGAGACGCATCAATATTGATTTCACTCATATCATTAACGATGACGGCAACCTTCAGATCATTCCGATTTTCAAGAATATGATTCAAAAGCGTCGTCTTTCCCGCACCAAGGTATCCACTCAATACCGTAACCGGAATTTTCTTCATCTCCATCACTTACCACTCCTTTACCTGATACCTTCCTGTAAATCAAAATCATTACGATTTAAATACCGAAGCTATCACTCAAGTAAAAACACCCTTTAATAATAAAACGTAATCATTACTATTTGCAAGTTTTTTTAAAATTGCCTCCGAATACTTTTACTGACAAATGTAATCACGATTGCTCCAATCCTGCTCCAGGTGCAATCATTGATAAATGAACGGTGCTGACATTCTTCATGAAACTTAAAACAAAAATTAAAAGGAAGCCCAATCACACATAACATCTTGTGTAAAGAACCTCCATTGAGCTATATCATTTAATGTATTTTTGACAAGCTGCTGGTCATCCACAACGTTTCATTTTCCAATACATTTTTCTTTTTCTTTGTTGCAAATCGAGAAAAAAATCATTCGTCACTATGCTTATTCCGCCATTTCCCACCCTGAAGATTTTACTGTCTTTTGTTCAAAAGTTTCAATTTCTCTCTGTTTCGCCAATTTTGAGGCTTGTGACACGGACCACGTTAAATTCCCAAAGGCAATCACTGTCCCGATTGAGATAACTAACACCTTTTTACAAAGTATTTTCTTCAATAGCTTCCTCCTGAGAATGTATTGGAATACTCTAAATATAAACCAACAATGTTAACCTGGCATGTAGCAGCTGTAAATGTATGAAATTATTTTTGGACATATGTAAACTTAAGTTTGCACACAAAAAAAGCTGAGTGCATATGCAGTCAGCCTTTCATAGGTACTTCTTATTTATAAAACACTTTGTCGACGTTATATTTAGCATGAAGCTTATTGATCATGTACGTTTCATAGATTTCCCGCTCCATAGCGTCTTCGACTAAAAGAATGTCAATTTTCTTGACTTCATTACGATGCTCTTTAATCGGAGAAACATTATCCTCGAAATGCTTCTTGACCCTTGGTCTTAATTTACGGGCCTTACCGACAAAAATCAGTTCATCATTCTCATTGTAAAACAAGATGATGCCGCCTTTATCACGGGGAATCAAATGAAAATCGATAAACCCGAAAATTTCAGGAATGACAGGTTCGTCTCCTTCTATAACTTGCTTTCTTTGTTTGATGCTTATATCCGCTGCAGGGATTTCAATTTTAATCATTACAATTCACGTCCTCTATTTGTATAAAGTGAAACGTTCAATCGGAAACGAAACTCCAGTTTCACGCCAAGCTTATCACTTCAATCTTAAAGGTAAATGGTATCATAATTATGAGTGAAAAGCCATGTATGCCTTGATTTGGTTTTCTGGATTAAATATAAAGAAGAAGACTCGCTGGGAGCCTCCTTCTTTGTCGGAAATATCCGTTACCACCTGTGAGCCTTTGCATTGCTTCTTAGTATAATGTTCGTTTGTGATTCTTGCGTATGTCCATTAACTTGAGATTTTGAACGCTTAGGTCTTGTCCAATTATGGTGAAACTTTTGAGAATGTGGATCTAATTGATCTTTATAGCTCATTCTGTGTCACCTCATCATTAGGATTTGGATATTCCGTTCAGTGATAGTAATCCCCATCACTTGTTCTAGTATCTTATTTTTCCATGGCATTTATACATATTCTTTAAAAAGCGAATTCAGCTGACTTGCCTTTTGCAAGGACTTCCCCTTCTTCATCCACCGCATCGCTTGTCATGAAGGATATGCCCTTTATGTTCCCATCACTTACAATGAAACCAATGTTTCCGCTTTTTGAACCGTTTCCTTCTATTTCACCAGCAAGTTCTTCCAAGTAGATATCATCTTCCCATGTCAGATGCTCTCCACTGTCCGTTTCAAGGAAGGCAACTGGGGAAAACTTGATTTTTTTATCCGTATTGTTTTTGATTTCCACGTTCATTTTTACGATATCGAAATCCTCATCATGCGTATAGCCGTGGAAGAAATCAATCATACTGTAATCCGGAGTGGCATGCATCACTTTCATTTCTTTGACTTTAACCTCGATCGGGCCTACATTCACTGTTTCATTCACTTTATTATAGGCCTTCAAAGTCAATTCGCCTTTTGCATCAGAAACGTTCTGACCGATCTGGTTCAATTTTATATCATCAGGAAGCTGTGGATTCGGAACATAGACATCCTCTTTTACCAGTGGTCGTGCAATTTCCTCTGTTTTTTCTTTAGCTGTCGTTTCTTCTTTGTAAGCTGGTTGTGTATTAAGAGCACCAAATGCGGTTAATAACAGGGCACCAATCATCAGTCTGTTCATTGAATCCCTCCCTGAAGCGTTTTTACTTCTTTAATAGATCAAAGATGATTTTAGCTTGATCCGTGTTATCGACTTGGCCTGCAAAACGTTCTTTATATGGTCCATATGCGTAAACCGGAACATCTTCACCTGTATGTCCCCCGGTAGTCCATGCAGTATTGGTCCGATTGTCAAATATGGCTTCGATGGCATTATCGACGTTCGTCACATTTTTTGATTTGGCAGCTTCTGTTACCGTTTTGATTTCAGCGTCAGTTAGCTTCACTTCATTTTGATTAATATATTGCTTTAACGTCTTTTCGACATCGGCTCCTTTGACGATGGCATCCGCCATGAAGTCAGGGGTGCGTTTGGCTGCCTTGATCGGTTCACCATACCAGTTATATATTCCTTTTGCCCCGATCGAGAATCCTCCTGTAGAGTGATCCGCAGTAGCCACCACTAGGGTATGTTTGTCTTTCTTCGCAAATTCGATGGCCGCTTTGTATGCTTTTTCAAAGTCTTCCATTTCACTCATTGCACCTACGATATCATTATCATGTCCGGCCCAATCGACCTGGCTTCCCTCGACCATGAGGAAGAATCCATCTTTGTCTTTATTCAAGCGCTGGATCGCCGAACTTGTCATGTCAGATAAAGAAGGCGTTTCACTAGGGCGGTCAATCATTTTCGGTAGTCCTTCAGAAGCGAATAAACCAAGGACCTGTTCATTTTTATCCTTAAGCATTTGATTTTTATCAGTCACATAACTGTAGCCGTCTTTTTCGAAGGCTTTCGCCAAATTGACATCAGGCCGGACAAAATTGGACTTCCCACCGCCCAATAGGACGTCAATTTTATGTTTGCCCTTGATTAATTCATTATAATAATCGTCTGCGATTGAATTCATGTTTTTCCGATTTTCATCATGGGCGCCAAAAGATGCAGGTGTAGCATGAGTGATTTCTGAAGTGGCAACCAATCCCGTCGCTTTTCCTTTTTCCTTTGCTGCTTCCAATACGGTTTTGACTTCAGATTTATCGTTATCCACTGCAATCGCAGCGTTATAAGTCTTCACTCCGGCAGACATTGCCGTTGCGGCAGAAGCTGAATCCGTTATATTTTGTGCAGAGTCTTCTGGGTAAGTCATCTGCTGGCCAACCAGGTATTTATCAAACTCTGTCCGTTCTGCCACCTTCGTACCAGGGTTATCTTTTAAATACCGGTAAGCGGAGGTGTAGGACACACCCATGCCGTCACCGATCATGAATATCACGTTCTTGATTTCCGGGTCTTTTTTTGTCTTATCCTTTGCCGAAACACGATCCGCAGCGGACCATGAAAAACCTCCAAATGCCAATGCTGAAGCTAGTGTGATTGGCAATACCTTTTTACTCCATGTGCGATTCAAATGAATAGCCTCCCTTTAATTGTTTTCTATTTAATTAAACTATAGGTGATGAAGATGAACTCAATGTCAAGGCTATGTAAAATTGCAGCAGGATAATTGTTAAGACAAGGTAAAGGGACAGGCCACGGAATTAGCTTGCCCCTTTTATAAGGGTTGTTAGTGTTGGAGAAGTGAAAAGATTTAGTTAACACGAGCGGGGGTAAGTGATCTTTTCATTCAATGTCTTCAAATCAGGATGATTTGTAAGGAATTTGAAAGTGCTAAAAATCAATGCGGAAGAAAATAAAGCACCCTATCAGGATGCTTTAGAGTCAGACTATAGACAAAATCTATCCTACTTCTCTACAACTAAGCATTCCAAAGCACGGGCCGCATTCACTCTCGCCAACTCGATTGAATCGGCAGTCGACAGGGCGACTGCGACCCTTCTACCTGCCTTTGTAACAGGTTTTCCGAAAAGACGCACTTGTGTATTAGGTAAAGCCAAAGCCTGTTCAACACCGACTATAGAATATTCCGATAACTCATCCCGCGCTTTTAATGGACGGCTGGCACCTGGGCTGATCTGCGTGATTTCCGGGATGGGAAATCCTAGAATCGCCCGAATATGCAAGGCAAACTCCGATAAATTCTGAGTCACTAAAGTCACTAGCCCCGTATCATGAGGTCGTGGGGAAACTTCACTGAAATAGACTTTATCCCCTGAAAGGAAAAGTTCAACTCCGAATAATCCGTACCCTCCAAGCTCATCCGTAATGGCATGGGCAATTCTTTTCGCTTCCATAATTTGAGCCTCTGTCATATTATGCGGCTGCCAGGATTCAATATAATCCCCGCCCTGCTGAATGTGACCGATTGGGGCACAAAACATGGTACCATTTATGGCCCGGACAGTAAGCAGCGTGATTTCCGAATCAAAACGGATAAATTCTTCAATGATCACCCGTCCATTTTGAACCCGTCCGCCTTCCATCGCGATTCTCCAGCAATCCTCCAGGTCACCTTCCGTGCGGCACACACTTTGACCTTTACCTGAGGAACTCATCAGCGGTTTTACGACATTGGGAAATCCTACTTCCTTGGCAGCTTGAACAAATTCTTCATATGTATCGGCGAATTTGTAGGCTGCGGTCGGAATCTCCAGGGTTTCAGAAGCCAACCTCCTGATTCCTTCACGATCCATTGTCAATTTAGCCGCCCTTGCCGTCGGAATGACATGAAAGCCTTTCTCTTCCAATTTGATTAATTCAGATGTAGCGATGGCTTCGATTTCCGGTACAATCAAATCGGGTTGTTCTTTTTCCACAATACCCCTTAGTTGTTCCGCATCCAGCATATCGATCACATAACTGCGATGAGCGACTTGCATGGCAGGGGCATGTTCATAGCGGTCTACAGCAACGGTTTCCACACCCAGTCTCTGCGCTTCAATTATGACCTCTTTCCCCAATTCACCCGAGCCCAATAATAAAATCTTTTTCGATTTATACATTCAGTCTCTCCTCCTCCGTATCCTCAAAATCATTATATACGAACTATAAATGAATAAACATAAATATTTATTCGTATTTCCATTTAAATTGCACCTAAAATATAAAACAAACGTATTTCATTTAAGTTTTTTAAATACACACTTGACAAATAAGAATAATAAGTTTTATGCTAAATTAAAAAATATAAGCTGACCAGTTCACTGGAGGCTCCCTATTCAACATGAGTAGGGAGCCTTTTCGTTTTTATCAATAAGGGAGGAAATATACGATGCAAAAGAAATTGGTAAGGCCCATTTTCCCTATTTTGAATGAGGAGAAAAATGACCGCCTTGGCGACATGAAGTACATCAATCTGCCTGACAGATTATTCTTCGAATGGTGCCGGCAACAATATGCCCTGAATAGAGGAGTTTACAATGCAATCGATAATTGGTTCTATCAATATGGCATTGACCATATACTTTACCGAAGGATCAACCTTTTAGCCTTTTTGGAGTTTGCTGCTCCCCCGGCACAAGAAGCTGGAAATACAAAGTTCATTAAATTTGGCAGTGGCGGACTGACAAAAAAGCTGCAGGAGTTCATTGCAGATTAACTTGAATCTTATAGTCCCCTTATCAGTAATACGCCCATTCTCCTCTTACTGATAAGGGACACATATGCGAATGTCGAAATTTGCATTACGATTATTTTTGAAAATGTAAGCGCTTTCTATTATAATGAAATTAGGTTGGATGGCATGCGTGGCCGTCACAGTATCTGGCGTAGGTGGGGCCAATACTAGCGTTAAGGAAGTTAAACTTCTTACCGTAAAACGAATAGAATTCCTTTTGTAAGGGCTGCAATATTACTGGGACATGGAGAATGTCCGTTAATTTCAGACTAAAAGTGTGTCAATCATGCAATCGATAAGTAAAGCATGACTTTACTTATTTTTTGCAGCAGCCCTCACCGTTGCAAGTCTAATAGTTTATAAGACTAAAAAGCTCTTCCCCATGGTAACGGAGTTGAGCTTTTTCATTTGGACAAAATTCACATATATAATCCTGCCAAGAAAATCCCAAGCGACTTCTGATAAATCTCATCGAACTGTGATATAGGGAGGGGATTCGTTCCTTTGCCCAGCTCCACGGTAAACCCCGGCCTGCGCCAATCCTGAATGAACCAATCCTTATACCCTGCGTAACTATTGGCGGATTTAACAGGCTCATATCCACTGACCCTCGCAAACTCATTGACTATCGTTTCCGACTCAGGCGGTTCCAAACCTTCAAACCCCCAATAAATGACCTCTCCTTGGGTATGGAATGCAAGGACTTTGCCAAAATCACGTTTTCTTGTCAACTCTGACATTGCAATGGCTTCTGGCTGTGTAAGCGGCCCTTCACCGGAATAATTTGCCGGACCTGGCTCCGTTACATTATTGCGTTCTTTTTCCAGTTCCCATTTGGCGGGAAATTGATCATTCAGATCCACCCCGTTAATATTTGCTTTCCAGCTTGAGAAGTCTTCGCTTCCATTATTCCATTCCACGAGTCGTCGTCTCAATGACTCATCTGCAGGCGGGCCTTTAAGAACCAACTCCACTCCGTCCGGATTCACCATTGGGACGATCGACAGCATCGTCTGTTGATAAAAGGGAAACAGGGATAGACCTCGGATGTCAGCCTGATTCGTGATTGCAAGTAAATAATCATTTAAAAAGGTCATGATCACAGGCGTCGTTATCCACTCATTCGCATGAAAGGAACCATTATAGTGAACTCGTTTGTTACCATTTCCAATCTGCACTTCAGGGATATCCCTTTTAAGCACAGAGTCACCGATCGGGGAGGTTTTAATAAATGGATAGATAGTTTTCAAACGTCTTACATCGGTCATCATCTTCTCATAATCATATTCCCTGTTACCCTGAATTAGTCTCCACGTAATTCTTAATGGCACAGAAATTGTCTGACCAACTTGCAGGGCATTCGGGTTGAGATTGGGATTAACCAAAAATAGCGCATCCAATGTAAGATGACGTGACCTGGCAATTGCCCAT
This sequence is a window from Brevibacillus sp. JNUCC-41. Protein-coding genes within it:
- a CDS encoding nucleotide excision repair endonuclease, whose amino-acid sequence is MVMIKIEIPAADISIKQRKQVIEGDEPVIPEIFGFIDFHLIPRDKGGIILFYNENDELIFVGKARKLRPRVKKHFEDNVSPIKEHRNEVKKIDILLVEDAMEREIYETYMINKLHAKYNVDKVFYK
- a CDS encoding YpzG family protein, with the protein product MSYKDQLDPHSQKFHHNWTRPKRSKSQVNGHTQESQTNIILRSNAKAHRW
- a CDS encoding DUF4352 domain-containing protein, translating into MNRLMIGALLLTAFGALNTQPAYKEETTAKEKTEEIARPLVKEDVYVPNPQLPDDIKLNQIGQNVSDAKGELTLKAYNKVNETVNVGPIEVKVKEMKVMHATPDYSMIDFFHGYTHDEDFDIVKMNVEIKNNTDKKIKFSPVAFLETDSGEHLTWEDDIYLEELAGEIEGNGSKSGNIGFIVSDGNIKGISFMTSDAVDEEGEVLAKGKSAEFAF
- a CDS encoding alkaline phosphatase, encoding MNRTWSKKVLPITLASALAFGGFSWSAADRVSAKDKTKKDPEIKNVIFMIGDGMGVSYTSAYRYLKDNPGTKVAERTEFDKYLVGQQMTYPEDSAQNITDSASAATAMSAGVKTYNAAIAVDNDKSEVKTVLEAAKEKGKATGLVATSEITHATPASFGAHDENRKNMNSIADDYYNELIKGKHKIDVLLGGGKSNFVRPDVNLAKAFEKDGYSYVTDKNQMLKDKNEQVLGLFASEGLPKMIDRPSETPSLSDMTSSAIQRLNKDKDGFFLMVEGSQVDWAGHDNDIVGAMSEMEDFEKAYKAAIEFAKKDKHTLVVATADHSTGGFSIGAKGIYNWYGEPIKAAKRTPDFMADAIVKGADVEKTLKQYINQNEVKLTDAEIKTVTEAAKSKNVTNVDNAIEAIFDNRTNTAWTTGGHTGEDVPVYAYGPYKERFAGQVDNTDQAKIIFDLLKK
- the purT gene encoding phosphoribosylglycinamide formyltransferase 2 gives rise to the protein MYKSKKILLLGSGELGKEVIIEAQRLGVETVAVDRYEHAPAMQVAHRSYVIDMLDAEQLRGIVEKEQPDLIVPEIEAIATSELIKLEEKGFHVIPTARAAKLTMDREGIRRLASETLEIPTAAYKFADTYEEFVQAAKEVGFPNVVKPLMSSSGKGQSVCRTEGDLEDCWRIAMEGGRVQNGRVIIEEFIRFDSEITLLTVRAINGTMFCAPIGHIQQGGDYIESWQPHNMTEAQIMEAKRIAHAITDELGGYGLFGVELFLSGDKVYFSEVSPRPHDTGLVTLVTQNLSEFALHIRAILGFPIPEITQISPGASRPLKARDELSEYSIVGVEQALALPNTQVRLFGKPVTKAGRRVAVALSTADSIELARVNAARALECLVVEK
- a CDS encoding M14 family metallopeptidase yields the protein MDVFVRQNDSLWYYSQLFKVNYQLIIDSNSGIDPLALMIGQQIKIPGFTTTSYNIKQGDSLWAIARSRHLTLDALFLVNPNLNPNALQVGQTISVPLRITWRLIQGNREYDYEKMMTDVRRLKTIYPFIKTSPIGDSVLKRDIPEVQIGNGNKRVHYNGSFHANEWITTPVIMTFLNDYLLAITNQADIRGLSLFPFYQQTMLSIVPMVNPDGVELVLKGPPADESLRRRLVEWNNGSEDFSSWKANINGVDLNDQFPAKWELEKERNNVTEPGPANYSGEGPLTQPEAIAMSELTRKRDFGKVLAFHTQGEVIYWGFEGLEPPESETIVNEFARVSGYEPVKSANSYAGYKDWFIQDWRRPGFTVELGKGTNPLPISQFDEIYQKSLGIFLAGLYM